A window from Drosophila nasuta strain 15112-1781.00 chromosome 3, ASM2355853v1, whole genome shotgun sequence encodes these proteins:
- the LOC132790859 gene encoding microfibril-associated glycoprotein 4-like — protein MFSKYILLLFLAYAIKKSFCESFCHNTKKMESECASYCYEACKPLLQMAPECYRKDAEIAKLKDQVAELRKQLAVQEAVYISQSSVVSEIKALFNKSTMPDKIKATTPKLKAETILKETKVTEVTQFESKFNESISYPDNCEQSTGIKTIQVAGILRPFQVFCDNITNDFPWIVMQRRVGRTVDFNNYWSNYANGFGDINGSYFIGLEKVFRLTYTQPYELYIHLEAFDGTIGHARYNHFLISRETGQYRLSQLGNFTGDVYDAMSDYLNAKFFTFNNDSRDRCATKMSSAWWYKSCDISSNLNGRYSDFEINNAFGIWWKNFSGGHTLKSVKMLIRPAH, from the exons ttttgccataacacaaaaaaaatggaatcTGAGTGCGCATCATATTGCTACGAGGCTTGCAAACCTTTGCTCCAAATGGCACCCGAATGCTATCGGAAAGATGCGGAGATAGCCAAACTGAAGGATCAGGTGGCAGAGCTACGGAAGCAGTTAGCAGTCCAGGAGGCAGTCTATATAAGCCAAAGTTCAGTTGTATCGGAAATTAAAGCGCTTTTCAACAAATCCACAATGCCGGATAAGATAAAAGCCACAACTCCGAAACTCAAAGCTGAGACTATTTTGAAAGAAACTAAAGTTACAGAAGTGACGCAATTCGaaagtaaatttaatgaatCGATTAGTTATCCCGACAACTGTGAACAATCAACGGGCATAAAAACTATACAAGTAGCCGGAATATTAAGACCCTTTCAGGTATTCTGTGATAATATAACAAACGATTTTCCCTGGATTGTTATGCAACGTCGAGTTGGAAGAACTGTTGACTTTAATAACTATTGGTCTAATTATGCCAATGGCTTTGGAGACATCAATGGTAGCTATTTTATTGGATTGGAGAAAGTCTTCagactcacatacacacaaccCTACGAATTGTACATTCACCTGGAAGCCTTCGATGGTACGATCGGCCATGCAAGATATAACCACTTCTTAATATCCCGTGAAACTGGCCAGTATCGACTATCTCAGCTGGGAAATTTTACTGGTGACGTATACGATGCAATGTCAGACTATCTGAATGCAAaatttttcacatttaataATGATAGTCGCGATAGATGTGCTACCAAGATGTCAAGTGCTTGGTGGTACAAAAGTTGCGATATTTCAAG cAATCTGAACGGGCGTTACTctgattttgaaattaataacgCCTTCGGCATTTGGTGGAAGAACTTCAGTGGAGGTCACACTTTAAAGTCggttaaaatgttaattaggCCAGCTCATTAA